In Neodiprion pinetum isolate iyNeoPine1 chromosome 6, iyNeoPine1.2, whole genome shotgun sequence, one genomic interval encodes:
- the LOC124221774 gene encoding charged multivesicular body protein 7: protein MQAQQDLNESLPLPAEEMPECWERDDRMNSLFAQFRNRSANPQDWDSKYRFWRGLIADWSKYRKRCSFSLSDLNKAFKRNGRSPACLSIVLQELHRNGEIVPMLNFIRESPNSWGGWAVDTLVKQPLFWSFSVLKNSIVETSVDPETRYVHLETVKELGELILSTIKKNEENTLFSMSDITKNCIEKVDIKKGSLSDDDVKLAMIWLRLNKKAAFHLSPERDSNDTLVKLSNTHVKEVTEAEEGLYQLEKQEETLIKNLELLEMEKETVIKNAKAYLANGMRQVAKSCLRKKKELEKSIEKRAAAIQNIQIIITRVRDMRSDSEVLNSYKAGAAALKQKLAEDGLNEDNVADTMNDLSEVLEEFSEMQSVLTKPVDYYDSDLEDELTELLAESEHDDSINNPENNSGKSQSNSNVNGDKKQPNIDKEFSSLRLEDLPPPPTKYSPSIKSPVPSGGE, encoded by the exons ATGCAGGCGCAACAGGATCTCAATGAGAGTCTACCCTTGCCGGCTGAGGAAATGCCTGAATGCTGGGAGAGGGATGATCGTATGAACTCCCTGTTTGCACAGTTTCGAAACCGCTCTGCTAATCCACAGGACTGGGACTCGAAGTATAGATTTTGGCGTGGTTTGATAGCAGATTGGTCAAAATACAGGAAGCGTTGCAGTTTCTCTCTATCCGATCTGAACAAGGCCTTCAAGCGTAACGGTAGATCCCCCGCCTGCTTGTCGATTGTCCTTCAGGAATTGCACAG AAATGGTGAGATTGTTCCAATGTTGAATTTCATTCGCGAATCCCCTAATTCTTGGGGAGGGTGGGCGGTTGATACTCTTGTAAAACAACCGTTGTTCTGGTCATTTTCTGTGCTAAAAAACAGCATAGTAGAGACATCGGTAGATCCAGAGACCAGATATGTCCATTTAGAGACAGTCAAGGAATTAGGAGAGCTGATTCTCTCGAcaattaagaaaaatgaagagaatACTCTTTTTTCTATGTCGGACATAACGAAAAATTGCATAGAGAAGGTGGATATAAAGAAAGGTAGTTTGTCTGATGATGATGTGAAACTTGCTATGATATGGTTGCGTCTCAACAAGAAAGCTGCATTTCATCTTAGTCCTGAACGAGACAGTAACGATACGCTAGTCAAGTTGTCAAACACCCATGTTAAAGAAGTAACAGAGGCTGAGGAAGGTTTATACCAATTGGAAAAGCAAGAAGAAACCTTGATCAAAAACTTGGAGTTATTGGAAATGGAAAAGGAAACCGTTATCAAGAATGCAAAAGCATATTTGGCCAATGGAATGCGACAAGTTGCCAAAAGTtgtctaagaaaaaaaaaagagcttGAGAAAAGCATCGAAAAACGCGCAGCTGCAATTCAAAACATACAAATTATCATCACTAGGGTTCGCGACATGCGTTCTGACTCTGAG GTACTTAATTCCTACAAAGCAGGAGCTGCCGCCTTGAAGCAAAAATTGGCAGAAGATGGCCTTAACGAAGACAATGTTGCCGATACCATGAACGATCTTTCAGAG GTACTGGAAGAATTTAGCGAGATGCAATCAGTTCTAACTAAGCCAGTCGACTACTACGATTCCGATCTTGAAGACGAGTTAACCGAGCTGCTCGCGGAATCAGAACATGATGACTCAATCAACAATCCTGAAAATAATTCTGGTAAATCACAAAGTAACTCCAATGTGAACGGTGATAAGAAACAGCCAAACATTGATAAAGAATTCTCATCCCTGCGTCTGGAag ACCTTCCGCCGCCCCCAACAAAATACTCACCGTCTATTAAGTCCCCCGTACCTTCCGGGGGCGAATAA